The Stigmatella ashevillena genomic sequence GCGCCAGCCCTCATGGCCTCCACGGCGGCCGCGGGCGTGCCGAAGGCGGTGATGAGGACGACCTCGGGCGGGGCAGAGAGCGCGCGGGCCGCCTTGAGCACGTTCAAGCCACTGCCCTGCCCCAGCTTCATGTCCGAGATGACCACGTCCACGCCGCTTCCACCCAGCGTCTCGATGGCCGTCTTCTCGTTGCCCGCGAGGCTGACGCGATAACCCACCCGTGTCAGCAGCACCTCGAGGTACTCGCGCATTGACAGCTCGTCATCCACTACCAGCACGTGCACCTTGCATCTCCTCGGCTACCGCCAGTGGCAGCTCCACGGTGAATTCTGTTCCCAACTGGGGGGATGATGTCACCTGAAGCCTGCCTTCGTGAGCCCTCACGATGGAATAGGCCGTGGCGAGCCCCAGCCCCGTGCCCCCGCTGCGCGTGGTGAAGAAGGGCTCGAAGATGCGTCCCAGGTGCGTCTCCGGAATGGCCCCCGCCGAATCCCAGACGCGCATCAGGGCCTTGCCGTCCTCCACGGACAAGGACACCCGTGTCTGGCCCGCCGAGCCCACGGCCTCGAAGGCATTGCGCAGCAGGTTGAGCAGCACCTGGCGCAGCTGGTCTGGATCCACCGAGGCCACGACGGGAGGCAGCTCCAGGCTCAGGTGAACCCCTCGCCGCAGCGGATCCGTCTGGAGCATCTCCACCGTCTCCCGGATGAGCTCATCCAGGGCGATGGCCCGCCGCTGGGGAGGCGGCGGCCGGGCAAAGCGCAGGAACTCCTCCACCAACCGCGACAGCCGGTCCGACTCCCGCATCAAGATGTTGGTGAGCCGGACCACGCTGGGGTCCTCCGCCCCATCCTGGGCCAACATCTGCGCCGAGCCCCGCATCGCCGCCAGCGGGTTGCGAATCTCATGGGCAAGCTGAGCGGCCAGCGTGCCCAGGGCCGCGAGCCGGTCGGCCCGCCGCAGCTCGTCCTCCGCGCGCCGCAGCGCCGTCAAATCCTGGAAGACGATGAGGCGCGTGGACTGGCCCCCGCCTTCCAGCGGCGCGAGCGTGAGCCCGAGGATCCGGGGGCCCCGGGGCGTCTCCACCTTCAGCTCGGCGCGAGGCACCCGCTCCAAGCCCCGCAGGCCTGGCAGCAAGGCCTCCACGGACATGCTCTTGGCCGTCACGTTGTCCAGCCCCAGGATGCTCAGGGCGGCCCGGTTGATGAAGGTAATCTCTCCTTCCGCCTCGCAGGCGAGCAGTCCCGAGGGCGTGCTGTCGAGGATCTGTCCATGCAGCGTGGACAGGCGCCGCAAGTCCGCCTGACTGGCCGACAGCCGCCCGCCCGCCGCCAGGAGCTGGCGGCTCAAGTAGCCTGCCAGCGCGGCGATGAGGAAGTGGGCCAGGACATTGCTGGCGAAGTTGAAGCCCGTGCGCGCCAGCATGGCGGAGGAGGGGGAACCCCCGAGCCGCACCAGGTGGTTGAGCACGAGCGCGCCGTACATCCCCGAGCAGGCTGCCGCCGTCACGAAGGCGCCCCGCTGAGACAGCAGGATGGAGGCAGTGATGACCGCCAGCGAGTAGGTGAAGGAGAACGGAGAGTCCGCCCCGCCAGTCAGCGAGACGAGGCCAGAGGCGATAAGAATGTCGCCCGCAACCTGCACCGCCGCGGCGGACTTGCCCACCCGCCCGCGCCGCAGCCACAGCCCGTAGATGATGGTGAGAACGTAGACAAGGCCGATGACCGCGAAGGCCAGCGAGTCCCTGCGCGACAGCTCCTGCGGGGGCGCCGCCAGCAGCCGCAGGGCGGTGACGCCCAGCAGCAGCGTGGTCGCGACTGTCCGGAAGATG encodes the following:
- a CDS encoding two-component system sensor histidine kinase NtrB; this encodes MPSSRAFGLVPSPGEHDLRVRLTWLSIFRTVATTLLLGVTALRLLAAPPQELSRRDSLAFAVIGLVYVLTIIYGLWLRRGRVGKSAAAVQVAGDILIASGLVSLTGGADSPFSFTYSLAVITASILLSQRGAFVTAAACSGMYGALVLNHLVRLGGSPSSAMLARTGFNFASNVLAHFLIAALAGYLSRQLLAAGGRLSASQADLRRLSTLHGQILDSTPSGLLACEAEGEITFINRAALSILGLDNVTAKSMSVEALLPGLRGLERVPRAELKVETPRGPRILGLTLAPLEGGGQSTRLIVFQDLTALRRAEDELRRADRLAALGTLAAQLAHEIRNPLAAMRGSAQMLAQDGAEDPSVVRLTNILMRESDRLSRLVEEFLRFARPPPPQRRAIALDELIRETVEMLQTDPLRRGVHLSLELPPVVASVDPDQLRQVLLNLLRNAFEAVGSAGQTRVSLSVEDGKALMRVWDSAGAIPETHLGRIFEPFFTTRSGGTGLGLATAYSIVRAHEGRLQVTSSPQLGTEFTVELPLAVAEEMQGARAGSG